The Montipora foliosa isolate CH-2021 chromosome 14, ASM3666993v2, whole genome shotgun sequence genome window below encodes:
- the LOC137984593 gene encoding keratin-associated protein 10-5-like, which produces MTQQVTSKAYIRIEVPNSQIRIGTALYQRQVLLIANMATSDFIACLSRKITVALFAIIAFSFVKFSYGQFCLSDEECESFASCCRKRCIYASNCLYQSCSKNSDCSANQACCDSFCVKGSSCLGQFCSTNLDCSEDQTCCNDKCVQGNTCVGQKCIINYDCSVGQTCCTGKCKDGLGCIGEPCLEEYGDCQDLEHCCKGTCSKEDCATSIVFWPYIIVAVAALVIALIITAIMFFRQRQRQLLLMGASVPANILANSTIPSATISVTQCNPLYQPQGPPSYQPTEQPPAYPATPTNQGFGGMNTAPQTDPFASAAER; this is translated from the coding sequence ATGACTCAGCAAGTAACGTCAAAGGCTTATATTCGTATTGAAGTTCCGAATTCACAGATAAGAATTGGAACCGCGTTATACCAAAGGCAGGTTTTGTTGATAGCAAACATGGCTACATCTGATTTTATCGCGTGTTTGTCCCGCAAGATAACTGTCGCGTTATTTGCAATCATCGCATTTTCTTTTGTCAAGTTCAGTTACGGTCAGTTTTGTCTTTCGGATGAAGAGTGCGAATCTTTTGCAAGTTGCTGCAGAAAAAGATGCATTTATGCGTCGAATTGTCTTTACCAGTCTTGTTCAAAGAACTCTGATTGTTCAGCTAATCAAGCATGCTGTGATTCATTCTGTGTTAAAGGAAGCAGTTGCCTCGGCCAATTCTGTTCGACAAACCTCGACTGTTCCGAAGATCAAACGTGCTGTAATGATAAATGCGTTCAAGGAAACACTTGCGTTGGTCAAAAATGCATCATAAATTACGACTGTTCCGTCGGTCAGACTTGCTGTACTGGGAAATGCAAAGATGGACTGGGTTGCATCGGTGAACCCTGCTTAGAAGAATACGGTGACTGCCAAGACTTAGAACATTGCTGCAAGGGAACATGTTCAAAGGAAGACTGTGCGACATCGATCGTATTTTGGCCCTACATTATTGTCGCAGTGGCCGCGTTGGTCATTGCTTTAATTATCACCGCCATCATGTTCTTTCGGCAACGGCAAAGACAACTCTTACTGATGGGAGCATCCGTCCCTGCAAATATCCTGGCAAACAGCACCATACCCTCTGCTACAATCTCCGTGACACAATGCAACCCGCTCTACCAGCCACAGGGACCACCGTCCTATCAGCCAACTGAACAACCACCTGCTTACCCAGCAACACCCACAAACCAAGGATTTGGCGGGATGAATACTGCTCCTCAGACGGATCCCTTTGCTTCTGCCGCTGAACGTTAA